The Miscanthus floridulus cultivar M001 chromosome 17, ASM1932011v1, whole genome shotgun sequence genome has a window encoding:
- the LOC136517242 gene encoding uncharacterized protein isoform X1 translates to MHRLSLTVIDAASAAAAMPFALRLGGSPALRLAAARRAGPRPPALLRFGAGAGARRGLICSVEAARRGGGDEDAEAEAEEGRRGGGSRVPPERRMRGGGNAAAAAVGTSVELLAIPGVGPRNLRKLVDNGFEGVAQLKQLYRDKFFGKSSGQMVEFLQCSVGIVHKNHAESITSFIKESVDEELKDTDSSKPTQNKRLTFCVEGNISVGKTTFLQRIANETIELRDLVEIVPEPIDKWQDVGPDHFNILDAFYAEPHRYAYTFQNYVFVTRVMQERESQAGIKPLRLMERSVFSDRMVFVRAVHEANWMNEMEISIYDSWFDPVVSSLPGLIPDGFIYLRASPDTCHKRMMHRRRSEEGGVSLDYLQGLHEKHESWLLPSKGSGPGVLSVSQLPMHMEGSLPPEIRDRVFYLEGNHMHSSIQKVPALILDCEPDIDFSKDIEAKRQYARQVAEFFEFVKKKQEQAPSEQTSNDKDRMNPQVLLPNSSRLWGVPKGNPFAGSPMNLDFRRAMSSYLST, encoded by the exons ATGCACAGGCTCTCCCTCACCGTCATtgacgccgcctccgccgccgccgccatgccctTTGCGCTCCGGCTCGGTGGTTCCCCAGCGCTTCGCCtcgccgccgcgcgccgcgcgGGCCCGCGGCCCCCGGCGTTGCTGCGCTTCGGTGCCGGGGCCGGGGCGCGGAGGGGGCTAATCTGCTCCGTCGAGGCGGCAAGGAGGGGTGGCGGTGACGAGGATGCGGAAGCGGAGGCGGAGGAGGGTCGGAGGGGAGGCGGGAGCCGCGTGCCACCGGAGAGGAGGATGAGGGGCGGGGGTAACGCGGCCGCTGCCGCGGTGGGGACGAGCGTCGAGCTCCTGGCGATTCCTGGTGTGGGGCCGCGCAACCTTAGGAAGCTCGTGGACAATGGCTTCGAGGGCGTCGCCCAGCTCAAGCAGCTCTACAGGGACAAG TTCTTTGGCAAGTCTAGTGGGCAGATGGTTGAGTTCTTACAGTGCTCTGTTGGCATTGTACATAAGAATCATGCTGAGAGTATAACCTCATTCATTAAAGAGAGTGTTGATGAGGAGCTGAAAGATACAGATTCTTCTAAACCCACTCAGAATAAGAGGCTGACCTTTTGTGTGGAAGGGAACATCAGCGTTGGGAAAACCACTTTCCTCCAAAGAATAGCTAATGAGACAATTGAACTGCGTGATCTTGTAGAGATAGTTCCTGAGCCTATTGATAAGTGGCAAGATGTTGGCCCTGATCACTTCAATATATTGGATGCCTTCTATGCTGAGCCACATAGGTATGCATACACTTTCCAAAACTATGTGTTTGTGACGAGGGTCATGCAAGAAAGGGAATCTCAAGCTGGAATAAAACCTCTCAGACTGATGGAAAGAAGTGTATTCAGTGATAGGATG GTATTCGTCCGTGCTGTTCACGAAGCTAATTGGATGAATGAGATGGAGATCAGCATCTACGATTCCTGGTTTGATCCAGTTGTGTCATCACTCCCAGGTCTCATCCCAGATGGATTTATCTATTTAAGAGCTAGTCCAGATACTTGCCACAAAAGAATGATGCATAGGAGAAGATCAGAGGAAGGTGGTGTTTCACTTGATTACTTGCAAGGTTTGCATGAGAAGCATGAGAGCTGGTTGCTTCCTTCGAAAGGATCGGGTCCTGGTGTATTATCGGTCAGTCAACTGCCCATGCATATGGAGGGCTCCTTGCCTCCAGAAATACGGGATCGTGTATTTTACTTGGAAGGAAATCACATGCACTCTAGCATCCAGAAG GTTCCTGCTCTCATCTTGGATTGTGAACCTGATATTGATTTCAGCAAAGACATAGAAGCTAAACGACA ATACGCTAGGCAAGTTGCAGAGTTCTTTGAATTCGTGAAGAAAAAGCAGGAACAAGCTCCATCCGAGCAAACAAGCAATGACAAGGACCGCATGAACCCACAGGTATTGCTTCCTAACAGCAGCCGCTTGTGGGGGGTCCCTAAAGGCAACCCTTTTGCAGGCTCTCCAATGAATCTGGATTTCAGAAGAGCCATGTCTTCGTACCTCTCAACTTAG
- the LOC136517242 gene encoding uncharacterized protein isoform X2 — MHRLSLTVIDAASAAAAMPFALRLGGSPALRLAAARRAGPRPPALLRFGAGAGARRGLICSVEAARRGGGDEDAEAEAEEGRRGGGSRVPPERRMRGGGNAAAAAVGTSVELLAIPGVGPRNLRKLVDNGFEGVAQLKQLYRDKFFGKSSGQMVEFLQCSVGIVHKNHAESITSFIKESVDEELKDTDSSKPTQNKRLTFCVEGNISVGKTTFLQRIANETIELRDLVEIVPEPIDKWQDVGPDHFNILDAFYAEPHRYAYTFQNYVFVTRVMQERESQAGIKPLRLMERSVFSDRMVFVRAVHEANWMNEMEISIYDSWFDPVVSSLPGLIPDGFIYLRASPDTCHKRMMHRRRSEEGGVSLDYLQGLHEKHESWLLPSKGSGPGVLSVSQLPMHMEGSLPPEIRDRVFYLEGNHMHSSIQKVPALILDCEPDIDFSKDIEAKRQYARQVAEFFEFVKKKQEQAPSEQTSNDKDRMNPQALQ, encoded by the exons ATGCACAGGCTCTCCCTCACCGTCATtgacgccgcctccgccgccgccgccatgccctTTGCGCTCCGGCTCGGTGGTTCCCCAGCGCTTCGCCtcgccgccgcgcgccgcgcgGGCCCGCGGCCCCCGGCGTTGCTGCGCTTCGGTGCCGGGGCCGGGGCGCGGAGGGGGCTAATCTGCTCCGTCGAGGCGGCAAGGAGGGGTGGCGGTGACGAGGATGCGGAAGCGGAGGCGGAGGAGGGTCGGAGGGGAGGCGGGAGCCGCGTGCCACCGGAGAGGAGGATGAGGGGCGGGGGTAACGCGGCCGCTGCCGCGGTGGGGACGAGCGTCGAGCTCCTGGCGATTCCTGGTGTGGGGCCGCGCAACCTTAGGAAGCTCGTGGACAATGGCTTCGAGGGCGTCGCCCAGCTCAAGCAGCTCTACAGGGACAAG TTCTTTGGCAAGTCTAGTGGGCAGATGGTTGAGTTCTTACAGTGCTCTGTTGGCATTGTACATAAGAATCATGCTGAGAGTATAACCTCATTCATTAAAGAGAGTGTTGATGAGGAGCTGAAAGATACAGATTCTTCTAAACCCACTCAGAATAAGAGGCTGACCTTTTGTGTGGAAGGGAACATCAGCGTTGGGAAAACCACTTTCCTCCAAAGAATAGCTAATGAGACAATTGAACTGCGTGATCTTGTAGAGATAGTTCCTGAGCCTATTGATAAGTGGCAAGATGTTGGCCCTGATCACTTCAATATATTGGATGCCTTCTATGCTGAGCCACATAGGTATGCATACACTTTCCAAAACTATGTGTTTGTGACGAGGGTCATGCAAGAAAGGGAATCTCAAGCTGGAATAAAACCTCTCAGACTGATGGAAAGAAGTGTATTCAGTGATAGGATG GTATTCGTCCGTGCTGTTCACGAAGCTAATTGGATGAATGAGATGGAGATCAGCATCTACGATTCCTGGTTTGATCCAGTTGTGTCATCACTCCCAGGTCTCATCCCAGATGGATTTATCTATTTAAGAGCTAGTCCAGATACTTGCCACAAAAGAATGATGCATAGGAGAAGATCAGAGGAAGGTGGTGTTTCACTTGATTACTTGCAAGGTTTGCATGAGAAGCATGAGAGCTGGTTGCTTCCTTCGAAAGGATCGGGTCCTGGTGTATTATCGGTCAGTCAACTGCCCATGCATATGGAGGGCTCCTTGCCTCCAGAAATACGGGATCGTGTATTTTACTTGGAAGGAAATCACATGCACTCTAGCATCCAGAAG GTTCCTGCTCTCATCTTGGATTGTGAACCTGATATTGATTTCAGCAAAGACATAGAAGCTAAACGACA ATACGCTAGGCAAGTTGCAGAGTTCTTTGAATTCGTGAAGAAAAAGCAGGAACAAGCTCCATCCGAGCAAACAAGCAATGACAAGGACCGCATGAACCCACAG GCTCTCCAATGA